One region of Turicibacter bilis genomic DNA includes:
- the rpmA gene encoding 50S ribosomal protein L27 codes for MLKLNLQFFASKKGVGSTKNGRDSESKRLGAKLADGQYASAGSIIYRQRGTKIYPGTNVGMGVDHTLFCKIDGIVKFERLGRDKKQVSVYPEAK; via the coding sequence ATGTTAAAGTTAAATTTACAATTTTTCGCATCTAAAAAAGGTGTTGGTTCTACAAAGAACGGTCGTGACTCTGAGTCTAAACGTTTAGGAGCTAAATTAGCTGATGGACAATACGCTTCTGCAGGATCAATTATCTACCGTCAACGCGGAACTAAAATTTATCCAGGAACAAACGTAGGTATGGGTGTGGATCACACTTTATTCTGTAAAATCGATGGTATCGTTAAATTCGAACGTTTAGGACGTGACAAAAAACAAGTTTCTGTATACCCAGAAGCTAAGTAA
- a CDS encoding ribosomal-processing cysteine protease Prp, with translation MITANFNYQNNKVESFEISGHAFAGEPGEDLVCAAVSAVTFGLTNSIINLDESELSIKMEDGYLLVENLPVSDACQTLIYGMITSLQTIEEDQFKYLTVIENK, from the coding sequence ATGATTACAGCCAATTTTAACTATCAAAATAATAAAGTTGAGTCATTTGAAATCAGCGGCCATGCCTTTGCGGGTGAACCGGGCGAAGACTTAGTCTGCGCTGCGGTGAGCGCTGTAACATTTGGCTTAACCAATTCCATTATCAACTTAGACGAATCAGAACTTAGTATAAAAATGGAAGATGGTTATTTATTAGTTGAAAATCTTCCCGTAAGTGATGCGTGTCAAACGCTCATCTATGGAATGATTACTTCTTTACAAACAATTGAAGAAGATCAATTTAAATACTTAACAGTTATAGAAAACAAGTAG
- the rplU gene encoding 50S ribosomal protein L21 has protein sequence MYAIIKTGGKQLKVEVGQAIYVEKLNVAEGEVVTFDEVLFVGGENAKVGAPLVEGATVTAKVEKHGKGEKIIVFKYKPKKGYKKKQGHRQPYTKVVIEAINA, from the coding sequence ATGTACGCTATTATCAAAACTGGTGGTAAACAATTAAAAGTTGAAGTAGGTCAAGCTATCTACGTTGAAAAATTAAATGTTGCTGAAGGTGAAGTTGTTACTTTCGACGAAGTATTATTCGTTGGTGGAGAAAACGCTAAAGTTGGTGCTCCATTAGTAGAAGGTGCAACTGTAACTGCTAAGGTTGAAAAACACGGTAAAGGTGAAAAAATCATCGTGTTCAAATACAAACCTAAAAAAGGTTACAAAAAGAAACAAGGTCACCGTCAACCATACACTAAAGTGGTTATCGAAGCTATCAACGCTTAA